One part of the Sphingobacterium sp. LZ7M1 genome encodes these proteins:
- a CDS encoding carboxypeptidase regulatory-like domain-containing protein: MKLTNRLLLAVVIFTSLFTTAKGQEKPAIPINTAVENVQKYFSVYPVEKVHLHFDKPYYAVGDTLWFKTYLNTNLFNYDPSKIVYVDVINSRDSLMQTLRIPMQEGAGKGHLVLDPQFWSQDNYRFRAYSKWMMNFDMGYFFNKVVPIGDAINKKMGANITYQQEGNRTKATIQFRGPDGQALGRKKLNWEANDGWDAFDKGKAETDDLGRITINLSHKEKDKFKTGRLVVQLDEGQTGQYSLANAYQDVDIQFFPEGGDLISGVSKKVAFKAMESGGSSVPVKGKIIDSKKKEIASFEDLGMGMGSFTMIPVSGETYKAVVTLGNGIEKTVDLPAVVDDKINVVAVSQDNEFINLGLVTNDQYFSSIQNKPYYVFGQLNGHLIYAAQASIKSPAVSVRIPLKELPNGVVQITLMTPDGQPVSERLVFIQPQELIGIQVSTDKTDYARKDLVKMKLNLDTKVDSLPGNFSVSVIDESKVPYNDDNDKGIVSNMLVASDLKGYIEKPNYYFNPKNENRLEALDALMLTQGFRRFEYKDLVSGRLPQVKFMPEQGITITGVLRQNTGRVQPNGGLLLNIPGAAIKKDAYTDNSGRYTFENLVFSDSLKATLNARGNDNFRSLVITLDPTLFPEIDQANPNKAANIQNIDENLKAYLDNSKKEFRTHNLIEEVVVTATQEKKQTSKDFSALTGLSMPEHRIEGSRFNGCNVLSMCLNTMLTGITYDVNTQKYYITRNFNQGSRVPVQFFLNGMPIDEPSINSIQVADIEAIEIFMRDDLGTVRNLYNNDGVVSIITKKEKKQPRMTMAQIEAMLPKSNVIDFYPLGYVKERKFYEPKYTTAESKNTNDYRTTVYWNPDVRVDSKGEVNLEFFNADGTGKYKVVVEGNDLQGNVGRQIYYYNVK; the protein is encoded by the coding sequence ATGAAGTTAACTAATCGTTTACTTTTAGCAGTCGTAATTTTTACCTCATTATTTACCACAGCTAAGGGCCAAGAAAAACCTGCAATTCCAATCAATACTGCAGTAGAAAATGTTCAAAAATATTTCTCGGTTTACCCAGTAGAAAAAGTGCATTTACACTTTGATAAGCCATATTATGCCGTGGGAGATACATTGTGGTTCAAAACCTATCTAAATACCAATCTATTTAATTACGACCCGAGCAAGATCGTTTATGTCGATGTCATCAACAGCAGGGACTCTCTGATGCAGACCCTAAGGATCCCCATGCAGGAAGGTGCGGGAAAGGGACATTTGGTCCTTGATCCTCAGTTTTGGTCTCAGGACAACTATAGGTTCAGGGCATATAGCAAGTGGATGATGAACTTTGATATGGGCTACTTTTTCAATAAGGTAGTTCCAATTGGTGATGCAATCAACAAAAAGATGGGTGCCAATATCACCTATCAACAGGAAGGAAACCGAACCAAAGCTACCATTCAATTCAGAGGTCCAGATGGACAGGCCCTAGGTCGTAAAAAATTGAATTGGGAAGCCAATGATGGTTGGGATGCCTTTGATAAAGGAAAGGCTGAAACGGATGACCTTGGTCGGATCACGATCAACCTATCCCATAAGGAAAAAGACAAATTCAAGACTGGCCGATTGGTTGTTCAATTGGATGAAGGACAAACAGGTCAATATTCTTTGGCGAATGCCTATCAAGATGTAGATATTCAGTTTTTCCCAGAAGGTGGGGACCTTATCTCTGGAGTTTCCAAAAAGGTTGCCTTTAAGGCCATGGAATCGGGTGGCTCATCCGTTCCGGTTAAAGGGAAAATAATCGATAGCAAAAAGAAAGAGATTGCCAGCTTTGAAGATCTAGGCATGGGTATGGGGTCATTTACAATGATTCCTGTTTCCGGAGAAACCTACAAAGCTGTCGTGACCTTAGGTAATGGAATCGAGAAAACTGTGGACCTTCCGGCCGTTGTAGACGATAAGATCAACGTCGTGGCTGTTTCTCAGGATAATGAATTTATCAACCTAGGACTAGTTACCAATGATCAATATTTCAGCTCCATCCAAAACAAACCTTACTATGTTTTTGGTCAACTGAATGGACATTTGATCTATGCTGCCCAAGCTTCCATTAAAAGTCCGGCAGTATCGGTTAGAATTCCTTTAAAGGAATTACCGAACGGTGTCGTACAGATTACATTGATGACCCCTGATGGACAACCTGTATCCGAGCGTTTGGTGTTTATCCAACCGCAGGAACTGATCGGAATCCAAGTGTCTACTGATAAAACGGACTATGCAAGAAAGGATCTGGTGAAAATGAAACTGAACCTGGATACCAAAGTGGATAGCCTGCCTGGGAACTTCTCTGTTTCTGTCATCGATGAAAGCAAGGTACCTTACAATGATGATAATGATAAAGGTATTGTCAGCAATATGTTGGTTGCCTCGGATTTAAAGGGTTATATCGAAAAGCCAAACTATTACTTCAATCCTAAAAACGAAAACAGATTGGAAGCCTTGGATGCCTTAATGTTGACCCAAGGATTTAGAAGGTTTGAATATAAGGATCTGGTGAGTGGAAGACTACCGCAAGTGAAGTTCATGCCTGAACAAGGAATTACGATCACTGGGGTCCTTCGCCAAAATACCGGACGTGTCCAGCCTAATGGTGGTTTATTGTTGAATATCCCAGGAGCTGCAATTAAAAAAGATGCTTATACTGATAATTCAGGTAGATATACATTCGAAAACCTAGTCTTTTCGGATTCCCTGAAAGCTACCTTGAATGCTCGAGGTAATGACAACTTCAGAAGTCTGGTAATCACCTTGGATCCAACGCTATTCCCAGAGATTGATCAAGCTAATCCTAATAAGGCTGCAAACATCCAGAATATCGATGAGAACCTAAAAGCATACCTTGACAATAGCAAAAAGGAATTCAGGACGCATAACCTGATCGAGGAAGTCGTGGTAACAGCAACCCAAGAGAAAAAGCAGACCAGTAAGGACTTCTCGGCATTGACGGGGCTTTCCATGCCTGAACACCGTATCGAAGGAAGCCGTTTCAATGGCTGTAATGTCTTGAGCATGTGTTTAAATACGATGTTGACAGGGATTACCTATGATGTCAATACCCAGAAATATTATATCACCAGAAATTTCAACCAAGGCAGCCGTGTACCCGTACAGTTCTTCCTGAATGGTATGCCAATAGACGAGCCTTCCATCAACTCGATTCAGGTAGCTGATATCGAGGCTATCGAGATCTTTATGCGTGATGACCTGGGTACCGTAAGAAACCTGTACAACAATGATGGTGTAGTTTCGATCATCACCAAGAAAGAGAAAAAACAACCGCGTATGACCATGGCGCAGATTGAAGCCATGTTGCCTAAATCAAACGTAATCGACTTCTATCCGCTAGGATATGTGAAGGAACGTAAATTCTACGAGCCGAAGTATACAACAGCAGAGTCTAAAAATACCAATGACTACAGAACAACAGTTTATTGGAACCCAGATGTACGCGTAGATTCGAAAGGTGAAGTTAACCTGGAATTCTTCAATGCTGATGGAACCGGTAAATACAAGGTAGTCGTGGAAGGTAATGACCTTCAGGGAAATGTCGGTAGACAGATTTACTATTACAATGTGAAATAA
- a CDS encoding thymidylate synthase has product MKQYLDLLEHVYTTGVEKTDRTGTGTKSVFGYQMRFNLKEGFPLVTTKKLHLRSIIHELIWFLKGETNIQYLKENGVSIWDEWADENGNLGPVYGSQWRSWPTPDGRHIDQISQVINQLKKSPDSRRIIVSAWNVAEIENMALPPCHAFFQFYVAPAQPEKGILKPQLSCQLYQRSADIFLGVPFNIASYALLTMMVAQVCDMEAADFVHTLGDAHIYSNHFEQTELQLSRDPKPLPQMKINPDVKDIFDFKFEDFELVNYEHHPHIKAPVAV; this is encoded by the coding sequence ATGAAACAATATTTAGACTTACTTGAACACGTATACACGACTGGTGTTGAAAAAACGGACAGAACTGGAACAGGAACAAAAAGTGTATTTGGGTATCAAATGCGTTTCAATCTAAAAGAAGGATTCCCCCTTGTAACGACCAAAAAGTTACATTTACGCTCCATTATCCATGAGTTGATCTGGTTCCTGAAAGGTGAGACCAACATCCAATATCTCAAGGAAAACGGTGTAAGCATTTGGGACGAATGGGCGGATGAAAACGGCAATTTAGGTCCAGTTTATGGTTCACAATGGCGTTCATGGCCTACTCCTGATGGCCGTCATATCGACCAGATCAGCCAAGTGATCAATCAGTTGAAAAAATCACCGGACTCCCGTAGGATCATTGTTTCGGCATGGAACGTAGCGGAAATCGAAAATATGGCTTTGCCTCCATGTCATGCCTTTTTTCAGTTCTATGTAGCGCCGGCGCAACCTGAGAAAGGGATCTTAAAACCGCAGCTATCCTGCCAATTATACCAACGCAGTGCAGATATTTTCTTGGGAGTACCGTTCAACATTGCTTCCTATGCCCTATTGACCATGATGGTGGCGCAGGTATGCGATATGGAAGCGGCAGATTTTGTCCATACCCTTGGTGATGCGCATATCTACAGCAACCATTTTGAGCAGACCGAACTGCAATTGTCACGCGATCCGAAACCACTTCCGCAAATGAAGATCAACCCTGATGTGAAAGACATCTTTGATTTCAAGTTTGAGGATTTTGAATTGGTCAATTACGAACATCACCCGCATATCAAAGCTCCAGTAGCTGTATAA
- a CDS encoding long-chain fatty acid--CoA ligase, with protein MSNNKRLFDLISNYQKEFSKEIMVAGRSKNGWKTYSTQEFVEIIDNISKGLLAKGIQKGDRIALMSGNRPEWNFIDFACNQLGVATVPLYPTLSNQDLIYILNDAGAKLLFVSNEELAKKADLALKENNQELEVFTFDDIQDRKNYLEVLGLGKQNDQDLQAHRDAVQPEDLLTLIYTSGTTGKPKGVFLSHNNIISNVEACNHLVTDEYKKALSFLPLCHIFERMVVYLYLSKGVQIYYAENLDNIVVDINDVKPDLFTTVPRVLEKVYDKVVEKGKNLTGIKKSLFFWALNLGLRYQEPKKNSGFYNFQLGIARKLIFSKWKDALGGNIKLIISGGAALQERLARVFWAAGIKVLEGYGLTETSPVIAVNSWKEEDVKFGTVGRVLDNLDVKIAQDGEILVKGPSVTSGYYHNDEATKEAFTEDGYLHTGDIGELTPDGFLRITDRKKEMFKTAGGKYVAPQVLENKLMESTLIAQVMVIGENQRFPAALIVPAYEELEKYANHKGISFSSKEDLIKNTDILSKYEQVISQAMANFGHWEQVKKFKLLPKEWTIDAGELTPKLSLKRKVILQKNEEVIKSIYSEQG; from the coding sequence ATGAGCAATAATAAAAGATTATTTGATTTAATCAGTAACTATCAGAAGGAATTTTCCAAAGAGATCATGGTTGCTGGCCGCTCAAAGAATGGTTGGAAGACCTATTCCACCCAAGAGTTTGTAGAAATCATCGATAATATTAGTAAGGGATTATTGGCAAAAGGGATTCAGAAAGGCGATCGTATTGCCTTGATGTCCGGTAATAGACCGGAATGGAATTTCATTGACTTTGCCTGTAACCAATTGGGTGTGGCGACAGTGCCCTTATACCCTACCCTTTCCAATCAGGACCTCATCTATATCCTGAATGATGCTGGCGCAAAGCTTTTGTTTGTAAGCAATGAAGAGCTTGCGAAGAAAGCTGACCTAGCATTAAAGGAAAACAACCAAGAGTTAGAGGTTTTTACGTTTGATGATATCCAAGACCGCAAGAACTATCTTGAGGTTCTGGGACTTGGTAAACAAAACGACCAGGACCTGCAAGCCCATAGAGATGCAGTTCAACCTGAGGATCTATTGACCTTGATCTATACTTCAGGCACAACGGGTAAACCCAAAGGCGTTTTCCTATCCCATAACAATATCATTTCCAATGTGGAGGCATGTAACCATTTGGTGACCGATGAATACAAGAAAGCATTGAGCTTCTTGCCTTTATGCCACATCTTTGAGCGAATGGTAGTGTACCTGTACCTTTCCAAAGGGGTACAGATCTATTATGCGGAAAACCTAGATAATATCGTGGTCGACATCAATGATGTAAAACCAGATCTATTTACGACGGTCCCACGTGTATTGGAAAAAGTATATGATAAGGTCGTTGAGAAAGGCAAGAACCTTACCGGCATCAAGAAATCATTGTTCTTCTGGGCATTGAACTTGGGCTTACGTTATCAAGAACCTAAAAAGAACTCCGGATTCTACAACTTCCAATTGGGCATTGCCAGAAAATTGATCTTTTCAAAATGGAAGGATGCATTAGGTGGAAACATCAAATTGATTATTTCTGGTGGTGCAGCATTGCAGGAACGTTTGGCAAGAGTGTTCTGGGCGGCAGGTATCAAGGTTTTGGAAGGTTACGGATTGACCGAAACTTCCCCGGTAATTGCTGTGAACTCCTGGAAGGAAGAAGATGTGAAGTTTGGAACAGTTGGACGCGTATTGGACAACCTAGATGTTAAGATCGCTCAGGATGGAGAGATCCTGGTAAAAGGACCAAGTGTGACCAGTGGCTACTACCATAACGATGAGGCGACCAAAGAAGCCTTTACCGAAGATGGATATTTGCATACCGGCGATATTGGTGAACTGACTCCAGATGGTTTCTTGAGAATCACCGATCGTAAAAAAGAGATGTTCAAAACCGCGGGAGGTAAATATGTTGCCCCTCAAGTTTTAGAAAACAAATTGATGGAATCTACCCTGATTGCCCAGGTGATGGTCATTGGTGAGAACCAACGTTTCCCAGCGGCATTGATCGTTCCGGCATATGAAGAGCTTGAAAAATATGCCAATCACAAAGGGATCAGCTTCAGTTCAAAAGAGGACTTGATCAAGAATACCGACATTTTATCTAAATACGAACAGGTTATATCACAGGCAATGGCTAACTTTGGGCATTGGGAGCAGGTGAAGAAGTTTAAGTTGTTGCCGAAAGAGTGGACCATCGACGCTGGTGAGTTGACTCCGAAGTTAAGCCTTAAACGAAAAGTTATCCTGCAAAAGAATGAAGAGGTAATAAAATCAATCTATTCTGAACAGGGATAA
- the mtaB gene encoding tRNA (N(6)-L-threonylcarbamoyladenosine(37)-C(2))-methylthiotransferase MtaB produces MGKKVAFYTLGCKLNFSETSSIGRIFKDAGYETTPFNSAADVYVINTCSVTDHADRKCRKVVKEALKHSPNAYITIVGCYAQLKPKEISEIPGVDMVLGAAEKFNIIEHIDDLTKNEKAVVHNAPIDETNQFVSAFSIGDRTRTFLKVQDGCDYSCTFCTIPLARGASRSGKIEDIVRQAEEIAASGVKEIVLTGVNIGDYGIRDGKRQDRFVDLVKALDEVEGIDRIRISSIEPNLLTNEIIEFVAQSKRFVPHFHMPLQSGNNKVLAQMRRRYKRELYSERVAKIKSLMPNCCIGVDVIVGFPGETREDFIDTYNFLNEMDTSYLHVFTYSERENTIAAQMEGAVPGAQRSDRSKMLHILSEKKRRAFYESQLGSIDEVLFEGDIKDGYMHGFSKNYVKVRTPYDPLLVNEVVPVKFISISENGDVDIEELPEVLAH; encoded by the coding sequence ATGGGAAAAAAAGTTGCTTTCTATACGTTAGGTTGTAAGCTGAATTTTTCAGAAACCTCCTCTATAGGTCGTATCTTTAAGGATGCGGGTTATGAAACTACGCCTTTCAACAGCGCGGCAGATGTTTATGTGATCAATACATGTTCGGTGACCGATCATGCTGACCGCAAGTGCCGAAAGGTCGTAAAGGAAGCCCTGAAGCATTCCCCAAATGCCTATATTACCATTGTTGGCTGTTATGCGCAGCTCAAACCTAAGGAGATTTCTGAAATCCCGGGTGTGGACATGGTATTAGGTGCTGCCGAAAAATTCAACATCATTGAACATATCGATGACCTGACCAAGAACGAAAAAGCAGTGGTCCATAATGCCCCTATCGACGAAACCAATCAGTTTGTTTCTGCATTCTCCATCGGCGACCGTACCAGGACCTTTTTGAAAGTTCAGGATGGTTGTGATTATTCCTGTACCTTCTGTACGATTCCTTTGGCACGTGGCGCCAGCCGTTCGGGCAAGATTGAGGACATTGTGCGTCAGGCTGAAGAGATTGCCGCTTCCGGCGTCAAAGAAATCGTGCTGACTGGCGTGAATATCGGTGACTACGGCATCCGTGACGGCAAGCGCCAAGATCGCTTCGTGGATCTGGTGAAAGCATTGGATGAGGTGGAAGGAATCGATAGGATCCGTATTTCTAGCATTGAACCCAACCTATTGACCAATGAGATCATCGAATTTGTAGCACAGTCCAAAAGGTTTGTGCCACATTTCCACATGCCCCTACAGTCAGGTAACAATAAGGTCCTAGCACAAATGAGACGCCGATACAAACGTGAACTGTATAGCGAACGCGTTGCTAAGATCAAATCTCTGATGCCTAACTGCTGTATCGGGGTGGATGTTATCGTCGGTTTCCCAGGAGAGACCCGTGAGGATTTTATAGATACATACAACTTCTTGAATGAGATGGATACCTCTTACCTGCATGTATTCACCTATTCAGAACGTGAAAATACCATTGCCGCTCAAATGGAAGGTGCCGTACCGGGTGCCCAGCGAAGCGATAGAAGCAAGATGTTGCATATCCTTTCAGAAAAGAAACGTAGAGCCTTCTACGAATCGCAGTTAGGCTCTATCGATGAGGTTCTGTTTGAAGGTGATATCAAAGATGGTTATATGCATGGCTTCTCCAAGAACTATGTGAAAGTGCGTACGCCTTATGATCCTTTGTTGGTAAACGAGGTTGTTCCCGTTAAGTTCATTTCCATTTCTGAAAATGGGGATGTGGATATCGAGGAATTGCCAGAGGTATTAGCGCATTAA
- a CDS encoding dihydrofolate reductase gives MSYPKVTFIVAAAENNAIGKGNQMPWHLPNDFKYFKAKTMDHSIVMGRKTFESIGKALPGRRNIVISRQPQFRAEEVDVANSIQAVINYCRDEQEIFIIGGAEIYKQSLPIADEVLLTRVHTNIPDADAYFPELPENEWELVSQDAHQKDEKHKFDYTFEVYKRK, from the coding sequence ATGAGTTATCCTAAAGTTACATTTATTGTGGCGGCAGCCGAGAATAATGCAATTGGAAAAGGTAACCAAATGCCTTGGCATTTACCCAATGATTTCAAATACTTCAAGGCCAAGACCATGGATCATTCCATTGTCATGGGTCGGAAGACCTTTGAGTCCATTGGTAAAGCCTTGCCAGGCAGAAGGAATATCGTCATCAGCAGACAGCCTCAATTTAGGGCAGAGGAAGTTGATGTCGCAAACAGCATCCAAGCGGTAATTAATTATTGCAGGGATGAACAGGAAATATTTATCATCGGTGGAGCAGAGATCTACAAGCAATCCTTGCCCATTGCAGATGAAGTCCTATTGACCAGGGTGCACACCAATATTCCAGATGCGGACGCCTATTTTCCGGAACTGCCAGAGAATGAATGGGAGTTGGTCAGTCAAGATGCCCATCAGAAGGATGAAAAGCATAAGTTCGACTATACTTTTGAAGTTTATAAAAGAAAATAA
- a CDS encoding M61 family metallopeptidase, translating to MSNSSIQFQLSFIEPQAHYVEVRMILEGFDQDYLDLKMPVWTPGSYLIREFAKNVEQMKMEDTNGNLLEFDKINKNTWRVHSKGSQVKVSYRVYSFERSVRTNFVDDQHAFISPAGTFLFVDGYLDHASTVQVDLPSFWKKISTGLELVEGKLNLFFAENFDILFDSPLEIGNQDSWTFNAAGIPHEFAMVGTANYDKDRLSEDITKIVEVETAIWGSNPNDRYVFITHNYQSSHGGLEHLNSTVLAASRSAYSNNITYNNFLSLVAHEYFHLWNVKRLRPANLGPFNYDEENYTPLLWIFEGFTAYYDNLITRRCGFRNEQEYLNELVSEFNLVLNRPGHKVQSVGLSSFDTWIKQYRPDENSSNVSISYYNKGAMLATMIDISIIAKTNGSKRLDNVLKAAYEKYYLIENRGISEKEFQDLAEEVSGISLKEIFDAVYTTEEIDYNAYFNAIGYQFIDINRENQTPSIGIKVSHQDGRTIIKNVDRNSAAWLDGLNVDDEIVAVNGNRLDPMGRELDQAVINSKIGDPLQILVARDGLMREITIQLKASEKVSYVIERKEDSTEEQRRLGNIWLSL from the coding sequence ATGAGTAATAGCAGTATACAGTTCCAATTATCTTTTATTGAGCCTCAGGCACATTATGTGGAGGTCCGAATGATCCTTGAAGGATTTGACCAAGATTACCTTGACCTCAAAATGCCGGTCTGGACACCTGGTTCCTACCTCATCCGTGAATTTGCAAAAAACGTGGAGCAGATGAAGATGGAAGATACGAATGGTAACCTCCTTGAATTTGACAAGATCAACAAGAATACCTGGAGAGTTCATTCCAAGGGTTCGCAGGTAAAGGTATCCTATCGTGTTTATAGCTTTGAACGCTCCGTGCGTACCAATTTTGTGGATGACCAACATGCCTTTATCAGCCCAGCAGGGACTTTCCTGTTCGTGGACGGCTATTTGGACCATGCTTCCACGGTTCAGGTTGATCTGCCAAGTTTCTGGAAAAAGATATCTACAGGTTTGGAATTGGTAGAGGGCAAACTCAATCTCTTCTTTGCAGAGAATTTCGATATCCTTTTTGATTCTCCGCTGGAGATCGGTAATCAGGATAGCTGGACGTTCAATGCTGCGGGTATACCCCATGAATTTGCGATGGTGGGAACGGCCAATTACGATAAAGATCGCTTGTCAGAAGATATCACAAAGATTGTGGAAGTAGAAACGGCGATCTGGGGATCGAATCCGAATGACCGATATGTATTTATTACCCATAATTATCAAAGTTCACACGGTGGATTGGAACACTTGAACTCGACGGTCTTGGCAGCATCCAGGTCCGCTTATTCCAATAACATCACCTATAATAATTTCTTGAGCTTGGTAGCCCATGAGTATTTCCACTTATGGAATGTCAAGCGTTTGAGACCCGCGAACTTGGGTCCATTCAACTATGATGAGGAAAACTACACCCCATTATTATGGATCTTTGAAGGTTTTACCGCCTATTACGACAACCTAATTACGCGTAGATGCGGATTTAGGAATGAACAGGAGTATCTAAATGAATTGGTTTCGGAATTCAATCTGGTATTGAACCGCCCTGGACACAAGGTTCAATCGGTGGGTCTTTCCAGTTTTGATACCTGGATCAAACAATACCGCCCTGATGAAAACTCATCCAATGTCAGCATCTCCTATTACAACAAAGGAGCTATGTTGGCCACGATGATTGACATCAGCATCATTGCGAAGACCAATGGCAGCAAACGTTTGGACAATGTCCTGAAAGCGGCCTATGAAAAATATTACCTGATTGAGAACAGGGGAATCAGCGAAAAGGAATTCCAAGACTTGGCAGAAGAGGTTTCCGGAATCTCCCTGAAGGAGATTTTTGACGCAGTCTATACCACAGAAGAAATTGACTATAATGCTTATTTCAACGCGATAGGTTATCAGTTCATTGACATCAATAGGGAAAACCAGACACCTAGCATAGGGATCAAGGTTTCGCATCAGGATGGACGTACCATCATCAAGAATGTTGACCGCAATTCCGCTGCTTGGCTGGATGGATTGAATGTAGATGATGAAATCGTGGCAGTCAACGGAAATCGCTTGGATCCGATGGGTAGAGAACTGGACCAGGCTGTGATCAACAGCAAGATTGGTGATCCTTTGCAGATCCTGGTCGCTAGAGATGGCCTGATGCGTGAAATCACGATCCAGTTGAAAGCTAGTGAAAAAGTTTCCTACGTTATTGAAAGAAAAGAAGACAGCACAGAAGAACAAAGAAGGTTAGGTAATATCTGGCTTTCTTTATAA
- a CDS encoding DMT family transporter — translation MEDQKSIQYMLLAGFFFALMNISVKLVSHLPTMEVVLFRSVISLLASYAILRKQNIPVFGNNKKLLIARGIAGCLGLVGSFYTLQNIPLASAVTINYTAPLFTTILGIFMVKQYVKPIQFLFFGMAIAGVLMMKGFDSRISNFDLAVGLMSALFAAIAYNIIAKIKTSEHPLVIIFYFPLITIPFVGIYSIFDWKTPQGIDWFYLLLVGILTQLAQYYMTLSYQTANLSKVSSLTYLGVVYALGIGFFFFEETYSLYSLLGIGLIILAILFNMRVKTSK, via the coding sequence GTGGAAGATCAAAAAAGCATCCAATACATGTTATTGGCGGGCTTTTTCTTCGCCCTGATGAATATTAGTGTCAAGTTGGTTTCGCATCTTCCAACCATGGAAGTGGTACTTTTCCGTTCGGTCATCAGTTTGCTGGCCTCCTATGCCATCCTGAGAAAACAAAACATCCCTGTATTTGGAAATAACAAGAAATTGCTGATTGCAAGAGGAATTGCTGGCTGTTTAGGGCTGGTAGGTTCTTTTTACACCTTGCAGAATATTCCATTGGCCTCTGCAGTGACCATCAATTATACAGCTCCCCTATTTACGACCATTCTAGGGATCTTCATGGTCAAACAGTATGTGAAGCCTATTCAGTTTCTGTTCTTTGGAATGGCGATCGCAGGTGTTTTGATGATGAAAGGTTTTGACTCCAGGATATCCAATTTTGATTTAGCGGTGGGCTTGATGTCTGCACTGTTTGCAGCCATTGCCTATAATATCATTGCGAAGATCAAAACCAGTGAGCATCCCTTGGTTATCATTTTTTACTTTCCATTGATCACGATTCCATTTGTCGGAATCTATAGTATTTTCGATTGGAAAACACCACAGGGCATTGATTGGTTTTATCTGTTATTAGTGGGTATCTTAACCCAACTGGCCCAATATTACATGACGCTTTCGTATCAGACCGCTAATCTTTCAAAGGTATCGAGTTTAACTTACCTAGGTGTGGTTTACGCACTGGGCATTGGATTCTTCTTTTTCGAAGAAACATACAGTTTATATTCCCTATTGGGAATTGGATTGATTATCCTGGCCATTCTATTCAACATGCGGGTAAAGACTAGCAAATAA
- a CDS encoding YihY/virulence factor BrkB family protein, giving the protein MLKTIWTKIKEFWQLLLNAGNAFADDNCMKLAASLAYYTVFSIGPLLLILTWTLGFFYGSALDGSEGAREQVIDELNQLFGKEIATLLESTVHNLSLSSRSNIGIIVGAGTLMFTSTTIFVDIQNSINSIWKVKPKPKKGWLKLIINRLISFSMILGLVFLLLASLIISSLIGVMTSYFNQFMENWDISLIDWVNTAITFLVISSLFGIIYAFLPDAKVRFKDILGGALFTALLFMFGKFLISLYLSQNITASSYGAAGSIIILLAWVYYSAAILYFGAEFTKEYAIKYGKGIQPASFAVLVKQTELEIDPETGIREVVKKHSDPVQ; this is encoded by the coding sequence ATGCTAAAAACAATTTGGACCAAGATAAAGGAATTCTGGCAACTACTATTGAATGCAGGTAATGCATTTGCTGATGACAACTGCATGAAGCTAGCCGCTTCACTTGCCTATTACACCGTATTCTCTATTGGTCCACTTCTGTTGATTTTAACATGGACACTGGGATTTTTCTATGGCAGTGCCCTAGATGGTAGCGAGGGTGCGCGTGAGCAGGTCATTGATGAGCTGAATCAATTGTTTGGAAAAGAAATAGCCACCTTGCTGGAATCTACCGTACATAATCTATCCCTTTCTAGCCGCTCCAATATTGGAATCATCGTCGGTGCAGGCACCTTGATGTTCACTTCGACCACTATTTTTGTGGATATCCAAAATTCAATCAATTCCATCTGGAAAGTAAAGCCTAAACCCAAGAAAGGTTGGTTGAAATTGATCATCAACAGGTTGATTTCATTCTCCATGATCCTAGGTCTGGTTTTCCTTCTATTGGCATCGTTGATTATCTCCAGTTTGATTGGCGTGATGACGAGCTATTTCAATCAGTTTATGGAGAATTGGGATATCAGTTTGATCGATTGGGTGAATACGGCCATTACCTTTTTGGTGATCTCGTCTTTATTTGGAATTATCTACGCCTTCCTTCCAGATGCGAAGGTTCGATTTAAGGATATATTGGGCGGAGCCCTTTTTACCGCATTGTTATTTATGTTCGGTAAGTTCCTGATCTCCTTATACCTTTCACAGAACATCACTGCCAGCTCGTATGGAGCCGCAGGATCCATTATTATCTTATTGGCCTGGGTTTATTACTCTGCTGCCATTCTGTACTTTGGAGCCGAGTTTACGAAAGAATACGCCATCAAATATGGCAAAGGAATTCAACCAGCTTCATTTGCTGTGTTGGTAAAACAGACGGAATTGGAAATTGACCCTGAAACTGGAATTAGGGAAGTAGTAAAAAAACATAGCGACCCAGTTCAGTAG